In a single window of the Methylophaga frappieri genome:
- the mutL gene encoding DNA mismatch repair endonuclease MutL, whose translation MVNKPLNIPRIHALPLQLANQIAAGEVIERPASVVKELVENSLDAGATQLNIRIEGSGSQLIHVRDNGAGIHPEDLPLALTRHATSKLSSSDQLSQIGSLGFRGEALPSISSVAKLTLISRQADSDCAWQLIPSENTLKPTAHPLGTTVEVRDLFFNLPARRRFLRSARTEQQHILTTLQRLALSRLDIALDCQLNGQQKMVLPAADSDSKQLQRLRKICGSRFVKDAFVIEQQRDLMQLNGWICPAIAHRAHNDIQYFFINGRVIRDRLISHAVRQAFAEQIPAGRHPAYVLYLTLPLDRVDVNVHPTKHEVRFREARLIHGLITSAIRDALRQTMPKSTSTTVPQHTSHYDNQPVSVRESAADYHQLAIPAQPASHSLQIIAEKFVVIHYQQQHWLIDLIKLETELTYQKWCQAIAQNQLSHRPVMVPVSFHIDAAQAELFLAYQDRLEKLGVHIEIENKQLRILAFPTLFGAIDLQNLFDQLVNILANTPDQDMLSNALFLCRHVPRQFTATDAQSLLESCQNLSWQTVAWAKQLDKALLTSLFSE comes from the coding sequence ATGGTCAATAAACCGCTCAACATACCGCGTATTCATGCCCTGCCACTGCAGTTAGCAAACCAGATTGCCGCGGGCGAAGTGATCGAGCGTCCGGCTTCCGTTGTTAAAGAGTTGGTTGAAAACAGTCTGGATGCTGGCGCAACGCAATTAAATATTCGAATCGAAGGCAGTGGCAGTCAACTGATTCATGTCCGGGATAATGGTGCAGGCATTCACCCGGAAGATTTGCCGCTGGCATTAACGCGACATGCCACCAGCAAATTAAGTAGCAGTGACCAACTGAGCCAGATAGGCAGTCTCGGATTTCGCGGTGAAGCTTTGCCCAGTATCAGCTCTGTGGCCAAACTGACACTTATTTCAAGGCAAGCGGACAGCGATTGTGCGTGGCAATTAATACCGTCAGAAAATACCTTAAAACCCACCGCTCACCCCTTAGGTACCACCGTTGAAGTGCGGGACTTATTCTTCAACCTGCCTGCAAGGCGTCGTTTTTTACGCAGTGCGCGAACTGAACAACAACACATTTTAACCACACTGCAACGATTGGCATTAAGTCGCTTAGATATCGCCCTAGATTGTCAGCTTAATGGCCAACAAAAAATGGTTCTACCTGCTGCGGATAGTGACAGTAAACAATTGCAGCGGTTACGCAAAATCTGTGGTAGCCGCTTTGTAAAGGATGCTTTTGTTATCGAACAACAGCGCGATTTAATGCAGCTCAATGGCTGGATTTGCCCAGCAATTGCACACCGAGCCCACAATGATATTCAGTATTTTTTTATTAACGGGCGCGTGATTCGTGATCGATTGATAAGTCATGCTGTACGCCAAGCTTTTGCGGAACAAATTCCAGCAGGAAGACATCCAGCTTATGTACTGTATTTGACATTGCCTTTGGACCGGGTGGATGTCAACGTCCATCCAACGAAACACGAAGTACGCTTTAGAGAGGCACGGCTTATCCATGGGCTTATCACCAGTGCAATTCGCGATGCTTTGCGCCAGACGATGCCAAAATCAACCTCAACAACCGTTCCGCAACATACCAGTCATTACGACAACCAACCGGTATCTGTCCGAGAATCTGCAGCCGATTACCATCAGCTTGCTATTCCTGCTCAACCAGCATCGCACTCATTACAAATTATCGCTGAGAAATTTGTCGTAATACATTATCAGCAACAACATTGGCTAATTGATCTGATCAAGCTTGAGACAGAATTGACGTATCAGAAGTGGTGCCAAGCCATCGCGCAAAACCAACTCAGCCACCGCCCGGTCATGGTGCCCGTCAGTTTTCATATTGACGCTGCTCAAGCCGAATTATTCCTTGCTTATCAAGACAGACTGGAAAAGCTTGGTGTGCATATAGAGATTGAAAACAAGCAGCTTCGAATCCTTGCCTTTCCAACGCTCTTTGGCGCCATTGATCTACAGAATTTGTTTGATCAACTGGTCAACATTCTCGCTAACACACCTGATCAAGATATGTTGTCGAACGCCCTGTTTTTATGTCGCCATGTGCCGCGCCAATTTACCGCTACTGATGCACAATCTTTGCTGGAATCCTGTCAAAACCTATCCTGGCAAACGGTTGCATGGGCAAAGCAACTTGATAAAGCCTTGCTTACTAGCTTATTCTCCGAGTGA
- a CDS encoding efflux RND transporter permease subunit yields the protein MLAKIVAFSVRFRGVVLVLAVLMMVYGVYQLNGASLDIFPEFAPKQVIIQTESQGFTAKQVEALITQPLENVLGGLPDVDFVDSASTPGLSVITLTFDDKTDIYRNRQLVDERLAGLKDIVPEFITPAMVPLESSSGTIMTIGLTSDSQDLMSLRSVVDYALTPRLLAVPGVADINVFGGEVKQLQIQPDLPALQQLGLTIQDVTTAARQATGLHGVGYIENSNQRIMLTVTGQPNSADEMAKVVVKHQGENVILLGDVATITMAAAPTIGGAAVSGQPAIVMMVIGQYKGNTLSVTQGVEAALREFQKGFESDGIVLHDDLFRPANYIQRSLSNIQHHLFVGGGLVLLVLFLFLFNFRTALISITAIPLSLMAAIIVLLEMGVNLNIMVLGGLAIALGEVVDDAIIDTENIFRRLRENALLSEPKSVTTVVYEASMEVRSSVVYASFIVMLAFVPLLTLSGVAGRMFEPLGEAYILAIFASLLVALTVTPALCHLMLGKLSHTKNGEPPLIRWLTPKYGHMLGRICQFPKITFMTVLVLCIGGISVLPFFGSGFLPELREGHYIIHTTSIAGTSVESSLQIGGQIERRIAKIPGVRATSQWAGRAERGADTYGTHYSEYEVDLEPDLNGQQQQAILDEIREILSEFPGIASEVNSFLVERIDETISGYTSPIVVNLFGKNLDVLDSKAREVAAVMAEIRGASDIQIRAPVGEPQLQVRLKLDQLAFWGLRPTEIMTVLKTAYDGMLVGHVSEDNRQFETVVVLPKTLRHNPHQILTLPVRTLTGGIIPLSEVVELSQVSDRHAILHKGGQRLQTVTCNLTGRDLSSFFDELRKRIHEQVTFSAEVYPEFTGAAVVEAESRSDLLLHSLLASIGVMLLIYVALRSFPNMILVLMNLPFSLLGGVVAVLITGGVLSIGSLVGFVTLFGITLRNSIMLVSHYHYLVEKLGKPWQLSTAIQGAQERLPSILITALVTALAMLPIAIDADNPGREIMGPMAAIIIGGLVTSTLLNLLVLPAIMLRFGVFNSNAHQTTHLSREG from the coding sequence ATGTTAGCCAAAATCGTGGCCTTCTCGGTTCGTTTTCGTGGTGTCGTGCTGGTGCTTGCTGTGTTGATGATGGTCTATGGCGTCTATCAGCTAAATGGCGCTAGTCTGGATATTTTTCCGGAATTCGCCCCCAAGCAAGTTATTATTCAAACCGAATCTCAAGGATTTACAGCTAAGCAGGTTGAAGCACTCATTACTCAGCCCTTGGAAAATGTTTTAGGCGGTCTACCGGATGTCGACTTTGTTGATTCTGCATCAACACCGGGCCTATCCGTCATCACACTTACCTTTGATGATAAAACAGATATTTACCGAAACAGGCAATTAGTTGATGAGCGGTTAGCGGGCTTAAAAGACATTGTTCCTGAATTTATAACACCGGCGATGGTACCGTTAGAATCTTCATCGGGTACTATCATGACGATTGGTTTGACATCAGATTCGCAAGACTTAATGTCATTACGATCCGTTGTTGATTATGCCCTTACCCCTAGACTTCTTGCTGTGCCGGGCGTTGCAGATATTAATGTCTTCGGTGGAGAGGTTAAGCAACTGCAAATTCAGCCAGACCTTCCGGCACTACAACAACTTGGTTTAACTATTCAAGATGTTACGACGGCAGCCAGACAGGCTACCGGCCTACATGGGGTTGGATACATAGAAAATAGCAATCAACGCATTATGTTGACAGTCACTGGCCAGCCAAATTCAGCCGATGAGATGGCCAAGGTTGTCGTTAAACATCAAGGCGAGAATGTGATTCTACTCGGTGATGTTGCGACAATAACAATGGCGGCGGCACCGACGATTGGTGGTGCCGCCGTGAGCGGTCAGCCCGCTATCGTCATGATGGTGATTGGGCAATATAAAGGGAATACGTTGTCGGTGACTCAAGGTGTGGAAGCTGCCTTGCGTGAATTCCAAAAGGGGTTTGAGAGTGATGGGATTGTGCTCCACGACGATTTATTTAGGCCCGCAAATTACATACAACGGTCACTGAGTAATATCCAGCATCATTTGTTTGTCGGCGGCGGGCTGGTCTTATTGGTTTTATTCCTTTTTTTGTTTAACTTCCGTACGGCATTAATTTCGATCACTGCAATTCCATTATCTTTGATGGCGGCCATTATTGTTCTTCTAGAGATGGGCGTTAATCTAAATATAATGGTTCTAGGCGGGTTGGCGATAGCGTTAGGGGAGGTGGTAGATGATGCGATCATCGACACAGAAAATATTTTCCGAAGGCTCAGAGAAAATGCATTATTAAGTGAGCCAAAGTCAGTTACAACGGTCGTTTATGAGGCCTCGATGGAGGTGCGAAGCTCGGTTGTTTATGCCAGCTTTATCGTCATGCTTGCGTTTGTTCCTCTACTAACCTTAAGCGGTGTGGCGGGACGTATGTTTGAGCCGCTTGGTGAAGCCTATATCCTGGCGATTTTTGCTTCATTGTTAGTTGCATTAACCGTCACGCCAGCCTTATGCCATTTAATGCTGGGCAAACTCAGTCATACCAAAAATGGGGAACCACCTTTAATAAGATGGTTAACACCAAAATATGGCCACATGCTGGGCCGGATTTGCCAGTTTCCTAAAATAACGTTCATGACGGTATTGGTTTTATGTATTGGTGGTATTTCCGTATTACCTTTTTTCGGAAGCGGCTTTTTGCCCGAGTTGAGGGAAGGTCATTACATTATCCATACGACAAGTATTGCTGGCACATCAGTTGAATCATCATTGCAAATAGGTGGGCAAATCGAGCGGCGTATCGCAAAAATCCCTGGTGTCAGGGCAACATCGCAGTGGGCTGGAAGAGCAGAACGTGGAGCGGATACTTACGGCACCCACTATAGTGAGTACGAGGTTGATCTTGAGCCTGATTTAAACGGTCAACAACAACAAGCGATTTTAGATGAAATCCGGGAAATCTTATCAGAGTTCCCAGGCATTGCTTCAGAAGTGAATTCTTTCCTCGTTGAACGCATTGACGAGACAATTTCTGGTTATACATCTCCGATTGTCGTGAATTTATTCGGTAAAAATCTGGATGTACTGGATAGCAAAGCAAGGGAAGTTGCTGCGGTGATGGCGGAAATCCGTGGCGCGTCAGATATACAAATTCGTGCACCGGTAGGAGAACCTCAGTTACAGGTGAGACTGAAATTAGATCAACTTGCTTTTTGGGGGCTTAGGCCGACAGAGATAATGACCGTATTGAAAACGGCCTATGATGGCATGTTGGTTGGTCATGTCAGTGAGGATAATCGACAATTTGAGACTGTTGTTGTCTTACCAAAAACACTAAGACATAACCCGCACCAAATTTTGACCTTACCCGTTCGCACATTGACTGGCGGCATCATCCCCTTGTCAGAAGTTGTAGAGCTATCACAGGTTTCAGACCGACATGCGATTCTACATAAAGGGGGGCAACGTTTACAGACGGTAACCTGTAATTTAACTGGCCGGGATCTCAGTTCATTTTTCGATGAGTTGCGGAAACGTATCCATGAGCAGGTAACGTTTAGCGCTGAGGTTTATCCAGAGTTCACCGGCGCCGCAGTTGTTGAGGCTGAGTCACGGTCTGATTTGTTATTACACTCGTTATTAGCCAGTATCGGGGTAATGTTGTTGATCTACGTGGCACTACGAAGTTTTCCCAATATGATATTGGTCCTAATGAATTTGCCGTTTTCATTGTTAGGTGGTGTTGTTGCTGTACTCATTACTGGCGGCGTACTATCAATTGGTTCTTTAGTTGGTTTTGTTACTTTATTTGGTATTACGTTGAGAAACTCAATAATGCTTGTTTCGCATTACCATTATTTAGTAGAAAAGCTGGGAAAACCTTGGCAGCTAAGTACCGCCATTCAAGGGGCACAGGAGCGCCTGCCGTCAATTTTGATTACAGCCCTGGTTACAGCATTAGCAATGTTGCCGATAGCCATTGATGCCGATAACCCGGGACGTGAAATCATGGGGCCGATGGCGGCAATTATTATTGGTGGACTTGTCACTTCGACATTACTAAATCTTTTAGTTCTGCCAGCCATTATGCTGCGTTTTGGCGTATTTAACTCAAATGCGCATCAAACCACACATCTCAGTCGAGAGGGATGA